The following coding sequences are from one Anopheles bellator chromosome X, idAnoBellAS_SP24_06.2, whole genome shotgun sequence window:
- the LOC131213736 gene encoding LOW QUALITY PROTEIN: uncharacterized protein LOC131213736 (The sequence of the model RefSeq protein was modified relative to this genomic sequence to represent the inferred CDS: deleted 1 base in 1 codon), protein MRQLHQLAVADQEQAEVLKALNQGDDAAATRDNDSDQVALESVDQDLPGSAQVQLFPKHLPPTSIGHTQGGAPVGPKHGPGLQHGAVLHHGPISLGPSRASLGHGQPFGPPPPPPPPPLLPVPHAYHGPPPPPPPPGPAQPKVHSLELTPDKLYGAPLGGNELWSSPLQDMPKIVSLDVKCEKQGMKVYVQFDKPFFGIIFSKGHYSNVNCVHLPAGLGKTSATFDIGIHECGTAGNTDNVLYNGYSGTDTNAGSYFENIIVLQYDPQVQEVWDQARKLRCTWHDQYEKSVTFRPFPVDMLDVIRADFAGDNVGCWMQIQVGKGPWASEVSGLVKIGQTMTMVLAIKDDDSKFDMLVRNCMAHDGKRAPIQLVDQRGCVTRPKLMSRFTKIKNFGASASVLSYAHFQAFKFPDSMEVHFQCTIQICRYQCPEQCTDPGALDVHHLSGGPEHQHPPPPPPQSLDAHVFTSNRKRDDRRIRRTRGAPVTAAASAAGPQKEDVGLNRVIRVVSPGDLTFPISTQNDTDSTMIFSARDEGLICMTTPGFTVTIVVLLSILLASCVTSAFLCMRLKPFSLALSAASKERSVALTNPHLTPGGTTGTTVLFAGPNSLTSTMKSTKSSKTRVLYT, encoded by the exons ATGCGGCAG CTGCACCAGCTCGCTGTAGCTGACCAGGAGCAAGCAGAGGTACTGAAAGCGCTTAATCAGGGCGACGATGCCGCAGCGACGCGGGACAACGACTCGGACCAGGTAGCGCTGGAGTCGGTAGACCAGGACTTGCCGGGCTCCGCACAGGTACAGCTGTTCCCCAAGCATCTACCGCCGACATCCATAGGTCACACTCAAGGTGGTGCACCGGTGGGACCCAAGCATGGACCAGGCCTGCAGCACGGCGCTGTACTACACCACGGCCCCATCTCGCTCGGGCCGAGCAGAG CATCCCTAGGTCACGGACAGCCGTTCGGCCCGCCACCCCCACCGCCG CCCCCCCCGCTGCTCCCCGTCCCGCACGCCTACCATGGgcctcctccgccaccgccaccaccgggcccggcccaACCGAAGGTACACAGCCTAGAGCTAACGCCGGATAAATTGTACGGGGCGCCGCTGGGCGGGAACGAGCTGTGGTCGTCGCCACTACAGGACATGCCGAAGATCGTGTCACTGGACGTGAAGTGCGAGAAGCAAGGCATGAAGGTATACGTGCAGTTCGACAAGCCGTTCTTCGGCATCATCTTCTCGAAGGGCCACTACAGCAACGTGAACTGTGTGCACCTTCCGGCCGGGCTTGGCAAAACGTCGGCCACCTTCGACATCGGCATCCACGAGTGCGGCACGGCTGGCAACACCGACAACGTGCTGTACAACGGCTACTCGGGCACGGACACGAACGCGGGCTCCTACTTCGAGAACATCATCGTGCTGCAGTACGACCCACAGGTCCAGGAGGTGTGGGACCAGGCGCGTAAGCTGCGCTGCACCTGGCACGACCAGTACGAGAAGTCCGTCACATTCCGACCATTCCCGGTCGACATGCTGGACGTGATCCGGGCGGACTTTGCCGGCGACAACGTCGGCTGCTGGATGCAGATTCAAGTCGGCAAGGGCCCGTGGGCATCCGAGGTGTCCGGACTGGTGAAGATCGGccaaacgatgacgatggtgctCGCGATCAAGGATGACGATAGCAAATTCGACATGCTGGTGCGCAACTGCATGGCGCACGATGGTAAGCGTGCCCCGATCCAGTTGGTCGACCAGCGGGGCTGTGTGACACGTCCCAAGCTGATGTCACGCTTCACCAAGATCAAGAATTTCGGCGCGAGTGCCTCGGTGCTCTCGTACGCTCACTTCCAGGCCTTCAAGTTTCCGGACTCGATGGAGGTTCACTTCCAGTGCACGATTCAAATCTGCCGCTACCAGTGCCCGGAGCAGTGCACGGACCCAGGCGCGCTCGACGTGCATCACTTATCGGGAGGGCCGGAGCACcagcatccgccgccgccgccaccccagTCACTCGATGCGCACGTCTTCACATCGAATCGGAAGCGTGACGACCGCAGGATCCGACGTACTCGAGGGGCTCCAGTCACCGCTGCCGCCAGTGCCGCCGGTCCGCAGAAGGAAGACGTCGGCCTGAACCGCGTTATCCGCGTAGTGTCCCCCGGCGACCTAACCTTCCCCATCAGCACCCAGAACGACACCGACTCTACGATGATCTTTTCGGCACGCGACGAGGGCCTCATCTGCATGACCACACCGGGCTTCACGGTGACCATTGTCGTGCTGCTATCGATACTGCTTGCCTCCTGTGTTACATCCGCCTTCCTGTGCATGCGCCTGAAGCCGTTTTCGCTGGCGCTCTCCGCGGCCAGCAAGGAGCGCTCGGTTGCCTTAACCAACCCACACCTTACacccggcggcaccaccggcaccaccgtaCTCTTCGCCGGCCCGAACTCGCTCACCAGCACCATGAAGTCGACGAAATCCTCCAAAACGCGCGTCCTTTACACCTGA
- the LOC131213882 gene encoding E3 ubiquitin-protein ligase Nedd-4-like — MDSINDTSCARLRIKVIAGTQLAKKDIFGASDPYVRIDLNTIEGDENIDSVLTKTKKKTLHPQWNEEFIFRVKPHEHKLVFQVFDENRLTRDDFLGMVELTLGQLPKEQEGVELPSKRYPLRPRSARSKVRGFLDLYHAYIQDQNSCNEADWQLPESTQLEDTLDCSNTTCNNTSEILPEGWEERQDANGRTYYVNHFARSTRWERPTTWTSEVTAENDLDAAFQRRVHISADDSTSDGENGTQCGMVHQSSEADRCSSSRSSMGSASSLRIQQQVRGDGGAGSEDEVDGVGRNTEPPSSSYNNNTNNINIPSTTNNNELSDDISSTRSSTSNDNDSSSSSPAGGPVMLPAGWSMQLAPNGRVFFIDHNERKTSWVDPRTGCASPMPTSSTYGSSRSGQKPEDGLAPLPEGWEERIHTDGRIFFIDHNTRTTHWEDPRLSIPNIAGQAVPYSRDYKRKYEYLKTQLRKPQNIPNKIEIKVRRASILEDSYRIINSITKVDLLKTKLWIEFEGEAGLDYGGLAREWFYLLSKEMFNPYYGLFEYSAMDNYTLQINPFSGLCNEDHLHYFRFIGRVAGMAVYHGKLLDAFFIRPFYKMMLQKTIELRDMEAVDMEYYNSLLWIKENDPSELTLTFCVDEETFGYTSQHELKPNGADIEVSNENKDEYIRLVIQWRFVSRVQDQMHAFLDGFGSLVPLNLLKIFDENELELLMCGIQSIDVKDWKRNTLYKGDYYPNHVIVQWFWRAVLSFSSEMRARLLQFVTGTSRVPMNGFKELYGSNGPQMFTIEKWGTPENYPRAHTCFNRLDLPAYESYLQLKDRLVKAVEGSQGFAGVD, encoded by the exons ATGGACAGTAT CAACGACACATCTTGTGCACGGCTGCGGATTAAAGTGATAGCTGGAACCCAACTAGCGAAAAAGGACATATTCGGAGCAAG TGATCCATATGTTCGAATTGATCTTAATACCATAGAAGGCGATGAAAACATAGATTCAGTGCTGACGAAAACTAAGAAGAAAACCCTTCACCCACAATGGAACGAAGAGTTTATATTTCGGGTTAAGCCCCACGAGCATAAACTGGTGTTTCAGGTGTTCGACGAAAATCGCCTTACACGAGATGATTTTCTGGGTATGGTAGAACTTACGCTTGGGCAACTGCCCAAAGAGCAAGAAGGCGTTGAGCTACCATCAAAAAGATATCCGTTACGGCCACGAAG CGCACGTTCCAAAGTACGAGGATTTTTGGACCTTTACCATGCGTACATACAGGATCAAAACTCCTGTAATGAGGCCGATTGGCAATTGCCAGAATCTACCCAGCTGGAGGATACG CTTGATTGTTCAAATACAACCTGTAACAATACTTCCGAAATCCTGCCAGAAGGCTGGGAGGAACGACAGGATGCTAACGGTCGTACTTATTACGTAAACCACTTTGCCCGGTCGACACGATGGGAGCGACCTACAACGTG GACATCTGAAGTGACTGCAGAAAACGATTTGGATGCTGCGTTTCAGAGACGGGTACACATCAGCGCAGATGATAGTACATCG GACGGGGAAAACGGCACACAATGTGGGATGGTACATCAATCATCGGAGGCTGACCGTTGTTCATCAAGCCGGTCATCGATGGGAAGTGCTAGCAGTCTACGAATACAACAGCAAGTACGCGGTGACGGTGGAGCAGGATCGGAAGATGAAGTGGATGGAGTTGGTCGCAACACAGAACCTCCATCCAGTAGTTATAACAACAACACTAATAATATCAACATCCCTTccacaaccaacaacaatgaGCTGAGCGACGATATatcatcaacacgttcttcGACCTCCAATGATAACGATTCATCTagcagcagcccggccggTGGTCCTGTGATGTTACCCGCAGGCTGGTCGATGCAGCTCGCCCCGAATGGGAGAGTCTTTTTTATTGACCACAACGAACGCAAGACTTCATGGGTCGATCCTCGAACGGGGTGTGCAAGTCCGATGCCGACCAGTAGTACTTACGGCTCTTCGAGGAGTGGGCAGAAACCGGAAGATGGGCTCGCTCCACTTCCCGAAGGCTGGGAAGAACGCATACATACAGATGGGCGTATCTTTTTCATCGATCACA ATACGCGAACTACACATTGGGAAGATCCGCGATTATCGATACCGAACATAGCGGGTCAAGCTGTACCGTACTCCAGAGACTACAAGCGAAAGTACGAATATCTAAAAACACAATTACGAAAGCCG CAAAATATACCGAATAAAATAGAGATCAAGGTACGGCGAGCGTCTATCCTCGAAGATTCGTACAGGATTATTAATTCAATCACCAAGGTCGATCTGCTTAAAACGAAGCTATGGATAGAATTCGAAGGGGAGGCGGGCCTGGATTATGGTGGATTGGCTCGCGAATGGTTCTATCTCCTGTCTAAGGAAATGTTCAACCCTTACTATGGTCTGTTCGAGTACTCAGCGATGGATAACTATACGCTGCAAATAAATCCTTTCAGCGGGCTTTGTAACGAGGATCATCTGCATTACTTTAG ATTTATTGGTCGAGTCGCGGGAATGGCCGTGTACCACGGTAAACTGTTGGATGCATTCTTCATAAGGCCTTTCTACAAGATGATGCTGCAAAAAACGATCGAACTAAGGGATATGGAGGCGGTCGACATGGAGTATTACAATTCTCTGCTGTGGATCAAAGAGAACGATCCAAGCGAACTAACACTCACGTTCTGTGTGGATGAGGAAACATTTGGATACACGAGTCAGCACGAGCTCAAACCGAACGGTGCCGACATTGAAGTGTCGAACGAAAATAAGGATGAGTATATTCGGCTGGTAATACAGTGGCGCTTTGTCTCACGCGTCCAAGACCAGATGCATGCGTTTTTGGATGGCTTTGGGTCGCTAGTACCGCTCAATCTATTGAAGATTTTCGATGAGAATGAGTTAGAACTGCTCATGTGTGGCATTCAGAGTATCGATGTGAAGGACTGGAAACGAAATACGCTTTACAAGGGCGATTACTACCCGAATCACGTAATTGTTCAGTGGTTTTGGCGCGCTGTGCTTTCGTTTTCGAGTGAAATGCGCGCCCGTTTGTTGCAGTTTGTCACCGGCACGTCGCGCGTACCAATGAATGGATTTAAGGAGTTGTACGGTTCCAATGGACCACAGATGTTTACTATCGAAAAATGGGGTACCCCGGAGAACTATCCCAGAGCACATACATG CTTTAACAGGTTAGATTTGCCGGCATACGAGAGCTATCTGCAACTAAAAGACCGTCTTGTGAAGGCCGTGGAGGGCAGCCAAGGGTTTGCTGGCGTTGACTAA
- the LOC131214058 gene encoding uncharacterized protein LOC131214058, with protein sequence MWDYAKYSSQRWHQRIVLIALCQMIRMAVPTNEIWPVERPDGMPSITALEVMCGKDHMDVHLSFSAPFEGIVSSKGQHSDPRCIYVPPSTGKTFFTFRISYSRCGTKPDLNGQFYENTVVVQYDKDLLEVWDEAKRLRCEWFNDYEKTASKPPMVIADLDVIQLDFRGDNVDCWMEIQQGKGPWAPAVSGIVPLGSTMTLVVAINDFRGEFDMRVKSCVASDGAGHVIKLSDEYGCVLRPKMISRFLKARAPDDKASVITYAFFHAFKFPDALSVHIKCKVEICRHGCLDHCQHSGAVGVGTPGTPGSLKHDLLERKDTLISQNTNNVLEDSDEEIDSGMNGQEVYYDDIIHSEKHFSQYKKPLPNQGDRKKDNYHQYHHHNREPIDGLETLFLNDHSTLSADIMKKQSLPIHQGGTGGPGPREPGHPGVLGMPGMLGGPSMQSMKGILGTGGATGKYPPPPHQPLQQIPQKGVPGPGTPMDDDKFPHGPRQMDAEKRMGMPAVAGPRALNLDTRDVQNESYNQAGFRMRQRRSVYVTDRKVRAADIGVSGIYEVISEADLAFKPDSKQEAVTVFQGKITEEVVYGICMPVPGFSILFILVISATIISTLVAGSLLYRYQLQKDIIANRSQAQNAPMNSIATWMTLRLFRSRHNAAAVRGAGVRPMDLSASNQ encoded by the exons ATGTGGGACTACGCAAAATACTCCAGCCAACGGTGGCATCAACGGATAGTGCTCATTGCTCTGTGTCAAATG aTTCGAATGGCTGTACCAACCAATGAAATATGGCCTGTTGAGCGGCCAGATGGAATGCCCTCAATAACTGCATTGGAAGTGATGTGCGGTAAAGATCACATGGATGTACACCTTTCGTTTTCAGCACCATTCGAAGGCATCGTAAGCTCCAAAG GACAACACAGCGATCCGCGGTGTATTTACGTACCTCCTTCCACTGGGAAGACATTTTTCACATTCAGAATTTCTTACTCACGCTGCGGCACGAAACCGGATTTGAACGGCCAGTTCTACGAAAACACTGTGGTGGTTCAGTATGATAAAGACCTACTCGAAGTGTGGGATGAGGCGAAGCGATTGCGCTGCGAATGGTTTAATGATTACGAAAAAACTGCCTCTAAGCCCCCGATGGTTATTGCTGATCTGGACGTGATTCAACTAGACTTTCGCG GAGACAACGTTGATTGTTGGATGGAAATACAGCAGGGCAAAGGGCCTTGGGCACCGGCTGTTAGTGGGATCGTACCTCTTGGCTCCACCATGACCCTGGTCGTGGCGATCAACGATTTTCGTGGAGAGTTTGATATGCGTGTAAAGTCATGTGTAGCATCTGATGGTGCCGGTCATGTAATCAAACTATCGGATGAGTATGGGTGCGTGCTGCGTCCGAAAATGATTTCCCGCTTCCTGAAGGCCCGAGCTCCTGACGACAAGGCTTCCGTGATCACGTACGCCTTCTTCCATGCGTTCAAATTCCCAGATGCGTTGAGTGTTCATATCAAGTGCAAAGTGGAGATCTGCCGGCACGGTTGTCTGGACCATTGTCAGCACAGTGGTGCCGTTGGTGTTGGTACCCCGGGTACCCCGGGTAGCTTGAAGCATGATCTACTCGAGCGCAAGGACACGTTGATTAGCCAGAACACGAACAACGTACTGGAAGACTCGGACGAGGAAATCGATTCCGGTATGAATGGGCAGGAAGTGTACTACGACGATATCATACACAGCGAAAAACACTTCAGCCAGTACAAGAAACCGTTACCGAACCAGGGGGACCGAAAGAAGGACAACTATCACCAGTACCACCATCACAATCGCGAGCCGATCGACGGCCTTGAAACGCTATTTTTGAACGACCATTCTACACTGTCAGCAGACATCATGAAGAAACAATCGCTTCCCATTCACCAGGGAGGAACTGGCGGTCCAGGTCCCAGAGAACCCGGCCATCCGGGAGTGCTTGGCATGCCGGGAATGCTGGGAGGACCGAGCATGCAAAGCATGAAGGGAATTCTGGGTACCGGAGGAGCAACCGGAAAGtatccaccaccgccacatCAACCACTTCAACAAATACCCCAGAAAGGTGTTCCTGGCCCCGGTACTCCGATGGACGATGATAAGTTCCCGCACGGGCCTCGTCAGATGGATGCCGAAAAGCGAATGGGAATGCCTGCGGTGGCTGGGCCACGAGCACTGAACCTGGATACCAGGGATGTGCAGAACGAGAGCTACAACCAAGCAGGTTTCCGTATGCGACAACGACGTTCGGTGTATGTGACAGACCGCAAGGTTCGTGCGGCGGACATTGGGGTCAGCGGTATCTATGAAGTTATTTCAGAGGCAGACCTAGCCTTCAAACCCGACAGTAAACAGGAAGCGGTTACTGTTTTCCAGGGAAAAATTACCGAGGAAGTTGTATACGGCATTTGTATGCCTGTCCCAGGGTTCAGTATTCTTTTCATATTGGTCATTTCGGCAACCATTATTTCGACACTTGTCGCTGGCTCTCTACTGTACAGATATCAGCTACAGAAGGATATCATAGCAAATCGATCGCAAGCTCAGAATGCCCCGATGAACTCCATAGCCACTTGGATGACATTGCGCCTATTCCGTTCTAGGCACAATGCTGCCGCAGTGAGAGGCGCCGGCGTGCGCCCAATGGATCTTAGTGCCAGTAACCAGTGA